A single genomic interval of Eurosta solidaginis isolate ZX-2024a chromosome 3, ASM4086904v1, whole genome shotgun sequence harbors:
- the SMC2 gene encoding structural maintenance of chromosomes protein 2 translates to MYIKSVIIDGFKSYGRRTEIHGFDSEFTAITGLNGTGKSNILDSICFVLGIMNLGQVRAASLQDLVYKSGQAGVTKATVTLIFDNTDPNQCPLGYEKCREISVTRQIVVGGKNKYLINGKLVQNKKVSDFFCSVQLNVNNPNFLIMQGRITKVLNMKPQEILSMIEEAAGTSMYETKREATNKLIEKKDAKVRETNTLLQEEVEPKLEKLRQERSAYLEFQKICRDIEYLTRIHISFRYTKQKDALRSIEQNIEKLTNRIEACKNAIKDNNAETERIEEAAKQVQTQIDSDSGGALKEIEEQLTKHVVEEGKVSGSLKSAQTSIDQEQKKLRTLEKNITEDEKALKAKEMQMAKVHDLFQSLKEADEQDARAYDDAQKKFEAVTQGLSVDDDGQSCSLQDQLINAKQQLSQAETTLKTSTMELSHCKNVLKQRENDKNSKDGIYAKDQQLCEKLEREIQGLGQKMSAIDYEDGSFEALQERKNVLQQEIRDFKNQLDRRNAYRYELQYRDPEPNFDRSKMRGMVGKLFNVRDEKNNLALMMTAGGSLYSYVTDDDITSKKILQKGQLQHRVTIIPMNKITSHPIDQSVVDFAQNLVGKENVQSALSLVEYDRCFEPVMKFVFGHTLVCRDLNIAKKVTYHRNIYSRSVTLEGDVVDPQGTLSGGSRPKGSNVLAELAEIKRLEREIAIRKKELHDVEQQLRMVTESARNYNRIKEQLELRQHELNACQQRLAQSTFQQNQEEIKALQHQIETLEGDLTKARETQKTARNKIKDIEAKLADAKGFRERELKAASEAMQQAKKKSEESRNNWKTREQEFETLQLEIDELHKSIRTTTEQRDAMKENITKMKTSLEELHASSTTIADQVAALKERIKEQKDKINSQNKELKNLLIKKDKLAKNSQEMTLEIKKKENEVNKVRNDSKDSFRKIESLEEKYPWILEDREFFGTKNTRYDYSKEDPIEAGQKLTVMREQKDKMERHINLRAMILLDREEEQYQETMRRKKIVEQDKEKIKNIICKMDEKKREKVEKAWKVVDENFSSIFSTLLQGAQARLHPVKQSGQLLGLEINVGFNGVWKESLSELSGGQRSLVALSLVLAMLKFSPAPLYILDEVDAALDMSHTQNIGNMLKAHFTGSQFIIVSLKDGMFNNANVLFRTKFEEGVSAVTRTVNAKLAARGRR, encoded by the exons ATGTATATTAAGTCGGTCATAATAGATGGCTTCAAATCCTACGGGCGACGCACTGAAATTCATGGTTTCGATAGTGAATTCACAGCGATCACAGGATTGAATGGTACCGGCAAATCGAATATATTGGATTCAATATGTTTTGTGCTTGGTATAATGAATTTAGGCCAG GTACGCGCCGCCTCACTGCAAGATCTCGTTTACAAAAGTGGCCAAGCCGGTGTTACCAAGGCCACAGTTACACTCATATTTGACAATACAGATCCCAATCAATGCCCGTTGGGCTATGAAAAATGTCGCGAAATCTCTGTTACAAGGCAAATTGTTGTCGGTGGCAAAAACAAATACCTGATTAATGGCAAGCTTGTGCAAAATAAGAAAGTCTCGGATTTCTTTTGCTCTGTCCAGCTGAATGTAAATAATCCAAACTTTTTGATTATGCAAGGACGTATAACAAAGGTGTTGAATATGAAACCACAAGAAATATTATCAATGATCGAAGAAGCAGCAGGTACAAGTATGTATGAGACAAAACGCGAGGCCACCAATAAGCTAATTGAAAAGAAGGATGCTAAAGTGCGCGAAACAAATACTCTCCTACAGGAAGAAGTCGAACCCAAATTGGAGAAACTACGCCAGGAACGTTCAGCATATTTAGAATTTCAAAAGATATGTCGCGATATTGAATATTTAACACGCATACACATATCCTTTCGTTATACCAAACAGAAGGATGCGCTACGTTCTATtgaacaaaatattgaaaaattaacTAATCGCATTGAAGCTTGTAAAAATGCCATAAAAGATAATAATGCGGAAACTGAACGCATTGAGGAAGCAGCAAAACAAGTACAAACTCAAATAGATTCCGATAGTGGAGGTGCATTGAAAGAAATAGAAGAACAACTGACCAAACATGTGGTGGAGGAAGGCAAAGTGTCAGGCAGTTTGAAATCAGCACAAACTAGTATCGATCAAGAGCAGAAAAAGTTACGCACCTTAGAGAAGAATATAACAGAAGACGAGAAAGCGCTTAAAGCCAAAGAAATGCAAATGGCCAAAGTGCATGACCTTTTTCAGAGTCTGAAAGAAGCTGATGAGCAGGATGCGCGTGCATATGATGATGCACAGAAGAAATTTGAAGCTGTTACACAAGGTTTATCGGTGGATGACGATGGACAGTCGTGCTCATTACAAGATCAGCTGATAA ATGCAAAACAGCAACTTAGTCAAGCTGAGACTACACTTAAAACATCGACCATGGAGTTATCACATTGTAAAAATGTCTTGAAGCAACGTGAGAATGATAAAAATTCAAAAGATGGAATCTACGCTAAAGATCAACAGCTATGTGAAAAGTTAGAACGTGAAATACAAGGTCTAGGCCAAAAAATGTCAGCAATCGATTATGAGGATGGTAGTTTTGAGGCGTTGCAGGAACGCAAAAATGTATTACAACAGGAAATACGCGATTTTAAGAACCAGCTAGATCGGCGTAATGCTTATCGTTACGAACTGCAATATCGTGATCCTGAACCTAATTTCGATCGTTCCAAAATGCGTGGCATGGTTGGCAAGCTATTTAATGTACGCGACGAAAAGAATAACTTGGCTCTAATGATGACCGCAGGTGGCAGC CTATACAGCTATGTTACTGATGACGATATAACCAgcaaaaaaattctacaaaagGGTCAACTGCAGCATCGTGTCACTATTATACCAATGAATAAAATTACTTCTCATCCCATTGATCAGAGTGTGGTGGATTTTGCTCAAAATTTG GTTGGAAAGGAGAATGTACAATCTGCCTTGTCGTTAGTCGAATATGATCGTTGCTTTGAGCCAGTAATGAAATTCGTTTTTGGTCACACTTTAGTGTGTCGTGATTTGAACATTGCCAAAAAGGTTACATATCATCGAAACATATACTCACGCTCCGTTACTTTAGAAGGGGACGTTGTTGATCCACAGGGTACTCTTTCGGGTGGGTCACGTCCAAAGGGCAGCAATGTGTTGGCAGAGTTAGCTGAAATAAAGAGATTGGAAAGAGAAATCGCGATACGCAAGAAGGAGTTGCATGATGTTGAGCAACAATTACG CATGGTGACAGAGTCAGCTCGCAACTATAATCGCATCAAGGAACAATTAGAGTTACGCCAGCATGAATTGAATGCGTGTCAACAGCGTTTAGCGCAAAGCACATTCCAACAAAATCAAGAAGAGATAAAGGCGTTACAACATCAAATCGAAACTCTCGAAGGTGACCTTACTAAAGCACGAGAAACACAAAAAACTGCGCGCAACAAAATCAAAGATATCGAAGCAAAACTTGCTGATGCTAAAGGTTTCCGTGAACGTGAATTGAAAGCTGCATCTGAAGCTATGCAGCAAGCAAAAAAGAAGTCGGAGGAGTCGCGCAACAACTGGAAAACACGCGAACAAGAATTTGAAACATTACAATTAGAAATAGATGAATTACATAAGAGTATTAGAACGACTACAGAACAACGTGACGCTATGAAGGAAAATATTACTAAAATGAAAACAAGTTTGGAAGAATTGCATGCTAGTAGCACAACCATCGCAGATCAAGTAGCTGCTCTGAAGGAACGAATAAAAGAACAAAAGGATAAAATTAACTCACAAAATAAAGAGCTAAAGAATCTATTAATTAAGAAAGACAAACTGGCTAAAAACAGTCAAGAAATGACTttggaaattaagaaaaaagaaaatgaagtgAATAAAGTACGTAACGATAGTAAAGACTCATTCCGCAAAATCGAATCGCTCGAAGAGAAATATCCATGGATATTGGAGGACCGCGAATTTTTTGGCACAAAGAACACCCGATATGATTACTCAAAAGAGGATCCAATTGAGGCAGGCCAAAAATTGACAGTAATGCGAGAACAAAAGGATAAAATGGAGCGGCACATAAATTTGCGTGCAATGATATTGCTGGATCGTGAAGAGGAACAATATCAGGAGACAATGCGTCGtaaaaaaattgttgaacaagataaagaaaaaattaaaaatattatttgtaaaatggATGAAAAAAAACGTGAGAAAGTGGAGAAGGCATGGAAAGTTGTTGACGAGAACTTTAGCAGCATATTTAGCACTCTATTGCAAGGTGCACAAGCGCGTCTTCATCCTGTCAAACAATCGGGTCAATTGCTTGGTCTTGAAATAAATGTTGGTTTCAACGGTGTATGGAAGGAGTCGCTTAGTGAGCTATCAGGTGGTCAACGTTCGCTGGTTGCTTTATCGCTTGTTTTGGCTATGCTGAAGTTTTCACCTGCTCCCCTTTATATACTCGATGAAGTTGATGCTGCATTAGATATGTCACATACACAAAATATAGGCAACATGTTGAAAGCACATTTTACAGGTTCACAATTTATAATCGTTTCATTGAAGGATGGCATGTTTAATAACGCTAATGTTTTGTTCCGTACAAAATTTGAAGAGGGTGTTTCAGCGGTGACGCGTACAGTAAATGCCAAATTAGCTGCACGTGGGCGCAGATAA